Proteins encoded in a region of the bacterium genome:
- a CDS encoding N-acetylmuramoyl-L-alanine amidase produces the protein MRKIIVLIWLLSFSAAFLGCARVRPILPLEAEPAKLAWLYASLTEPLDKIDSSAVAGKRIVIDPGHGGRFPGAVGSGGVTEAEVNLGVGLYLWGLLEEAGAESTLTRTADTHLAEVQKEDLQARVDITQKAEADIFISLHHNADIVPDSQKNQIETYYKMDDPGPSLDLAHTVHRHLVRNLGIKENKILAGNYYVLRHSSARAALLGEASYLSNKWVEERLRLAAAQRLEAGAYFLGLCDYLSKGIPEVVEITPSDETVTEAMPRISATIKDGPGGAGIDPASIRLRLDGQIVNHHYLPEAGQIIYIPPDPLTNGEHRISIDARNLKGNALRTVSTFFTVDLPPQSLEFTFDPPILPPDGQTQIVVIAVVKDKYGHPIRDGSIIQFQVSQGHLSSDTAAILKGEAITYLSAKNRGAISVRTSFKDLAAERQIASHYPTNFALVSGFVQDGLDNNPVKGAVVVLDDERIVYANRDGFFSLPDVPPDRHVFSVSSNGYIPVKIDLDLKNQESKRQDLPLLPVGRGVLKGQVFVVDPEFGGGESGAIGPTSMRASDVNLVVARYLKDYLVRAGAKVFLTREFDVTTPLLERVKLANAVEADRFVSIGHGDSSNPALNFTYTAHYPNSKLGVPLAKAVQAHLVEALGYEDQGDKDSSAYCLVQTACPAIYTHASLITHPEEETRLSSPIYNRKEAYAIYNGILASYGLTNHDTASLIGQVLNKKGEPVANALVTVDDYLMLQTGEDGVFRFLYLEPGNHRLKVEGQGFAGVEKTDVILQAGEKKQVDVIIINY, from the coding sequence TTGAGAAAAATTATCGTCTTAATTTGGCTGTTAAGCTTCTCAGCCGCCTTTTTGGGCTGTGCCAGGGTAAGACCTATCCTGCCCCTGGAAGCTGAACCGGCAAAGTTGGCCTGGCTTTATGCCTCTCTAACCGAGCCCCTGGATAAGATTGACAGTTCTGCCGTGGCCGGAAAGCGTATTGTGATTGATCCGGGGCATGGAGGGCGATTCCCTGGGGCGGTTGGCTCAGGAGGGGTAACAGAAGCAGAAGTCAATTTAGGCGTCGGGCTTTATCTCTGGGGTCTACTGGAGGAGGCCGGGGCCGAGTCGACTTTAACCAGAACCGCTGACACCCATTTGGCTGAGGTCCAGAAGGAGGATCTTCAGGCCAGGGTAGATATCACCCAAAAAGCTGAGGCCGACATCTTTATCTCCTTACATCACAACGCTGATATTGTGCCCGACTCGCAGAAGAATCAGATTGAGACCTATTACAAGATGGATGATCCAGGCCCCTCCCTTGATCTGGCTCACACTGTGCATCGCCACCTGGTGCGTAATCTCGGCATTAAGGAAAATAAAATCCTGGCCGGAAATTACTATGTCCTTCGGCACAGCTCGGCCAGAGCCGCTCTCCTGGGTGAGGCCTCTTATCTTTCCAATAAGTGGGTGGAGGAGAGACTCAGATTGGCTGCCGCGCAAAGGCTTGAGGCCGGGGCATATTTCCTGGGACTCTGTGATTATCTCTCTAAGGGTATCCCGGAGGTGGTCGAAATAACGCCGTCTGATGAAACAGTCACGGAGGCAATGCCTCGGATTTCAGCCACCATTAAAGACGGCCCCGGTGGAGCTGGAATAGACCCTGCTTCTATCAGGTTAAGACTGGATGGCCAGATAGTTAATCATCATTACCTGCCGGAAGCCGGTCAGATTATTTACATCCCGCCGGACCCGTTGACCAACGGGGAGCATCGGATAAGCATAGATGCCCGAAATCTGAAAGGCAATGCCCTAAGGACTGTCTCAACCTTTTTCACCGTTGACCTGCCGCCGCAAAGTCTGGAATTTACCTTCGATCCCCCCATTCTTCCCCCTGACGGCCAGACTCAAATAGTGGTTATCGCGGTAGTCAAGGACAAATACGGACATCCCATTCGGGATGGATCGATCATCCAGTTCCAGGTTAGCCAAGGCCACTTAAGCTCAGACACGGCCGCTATCCTAAAGGGAGAGGCCATCACCTATCTGAGCGCTAAGAATAGAGGGGCCATTTCGGTCAGGACCTCTTTTAAAGACCTGGCCGCGGAAAGGCAGATTGCCTCCCATTACCCGACTAATTTTGCCCTGGTAAGCGGATTTGTTCAAGATGGGCTGGACAATAATCCGGTTAAGGGGGCGGTGGTAGTATTAGATGACGAAAGAATCGTCTATGCCAATCGGGATGGTTTCTTTTCCCTGCCTGATGTGCCGCCTGACAGACACGTATTTTCAGTAAGTAGTAACGGCTACATCCCTGTTAAGATTGACCTTGACCTCAAGAATCAGGAGAGCAAGAGGCAAGACCTACCCCTCCTTCCTGTAGGCAGAGGTGTTTTGAAAGGCCAGGTTTTTGTGGTTGATCCGGAGTTTGGCGGAGGAGAATCAGGGGCGATTGGACCTACCAGTATGCGGGCCTCGGATGTTAACTTAGTCGTAGCCAGGTATCTGAAAGACTATCTGGTCAGAGCCGGGGCCAAGGTTTTCCTCACTCGGGAATTTGATGTGACCACCCCCCTCCTGGAGCGGGTTAAACTGGCTAATGCCGTGGAGGCAGACCGGTTTGTTTCCATAGGACATGGAGATTCCTCTAATCCAGCCTTAAATTTCACCTACACCGCCCACTATCCCAATTCCAAATTAGGTGTTCCTCTGGCCAAAGCCGTGCAGGCACATCTGGTGGAAGCCCTAGGGTATGAAGATCAGGGAGATAAGGATAGTTCTGCTTATTGTCTGGTACAAACGGCCTGTCCGGCTATTTACACCCATGCCTCCTTGATCACCCACCCGGAAGAAGAGACACGGTTGAGCAGCCCGATCTACAATCGAAAAGAGGCTTATGCTATCTACAATGGTATCCTGGCCAGCTATGGACTGACTAATCACGATACTGCCTCCCTGATCGGCCAGGTGCTTAATAAGAAGGGAGAGCCTGTGGCTAATGCCCTGGTAACCGTAGATGATTACCTGATGCTTCAAACAGGGGAAGACGGGGTATTTCGTTTTCTCTATCTGGAGCCGGGTAACCACCGCCTTAAGGTCGAAGGCCAGGGATTTGCCGGCGTAGAAAAGACAGATGTTATTTTGCAGGCTGGAGAAAAAAAGCAGGTAGATGTGATAATAATTAATTACTAA
- a CDS encoding sigma-54-dependent Fis family transcriptional regulator, translating into MIQDINRLNTLLEMSNIVYSTLEFNSVVNLVLKTVSEALKADASTLLLMNRDHHLYFRVTERGEEVKSLEPRMGEDVEAWVATSGESVLIPKRDDLGRFSDRLKKVMDFKIGSLLCIPLVMEDKLIGSIEVVNREGKAIFTEIEEDFLKEIANCVVGSIRNAKLYAKATEENKGLKEILEIKHTIIGESRSVKETLNLIGKVSSTRATVLINGETGVGKELVARAIHESSPVKDGPFVEINCAAIPDTLLESELFGYEKGAFTGATYTRKGKFELADGGTLFLDEVGNMSLMAQAKILRVIQEKKFERVGGQRMIKTDTRIIAATNIDLLEAIKEGKFREDLYYRLNEVNIYLLPLRERKEDIPLLIEHFIEEFNAELQRKVKRVSDVALKHLMGYEWFGNIRELRSAIKRAMILMEGDVIHLEHLPFEVRFVSEEVNGAVIPALEDVEREHILKALEYTDWNKSQTAQLLKISRPTLDKKIKGYGLTRSKESEGRR; encoded by the coding sequence ATGATTCAAGATATCAACAGACTTAATACCTTACTGGAGATGAGCAATATTGTCTATTCTACCCTTGAGTTTAACTCAGTAGTGAATTTAGTTCTTAAAACCGTCTCTGAGGCTTTAAAGGCCGATGCCAGCACTCTTTTGTTAATGAATCGGGATCATCATCTCTATTTTAGGGTAACAGAGAGAGGTGAAGAGGTGAAAAGTCTTGAACCCAGGATGGGAGAAGATGTAGAGGCCTGGGTGGCCACCTCAGGTGAATCCGTCCTTATTCCTAAAAGGGATGATTTAGGACGATTCAGTGACCGATTAAAGAAGGTAATGGATTTTAAAATCGGTTCTCTCCTTTGTATTCCTTTAGTCATGGAAGATAAACTAATCGGATCCATAGAAGTGGTCAACAGGGAAGGAAAAGCTATCTTTACTGAGATAGAAGAAGATTTTCTGAAAGAGATCGCTAATTGCGTGGTCGGTTCTATCAGAAATGCCAAACTTTACGCTAAGGCCACTGAAGAAAATAAGGGACTAAAGGAAATCCTGGAGATTAAACATACTATCATTGGTGAAAGTAGATCAGTAAAGGAGACTTTAAACTTGATCGGAAAGGTCTCCAGCACCCGGGCCACGGTATTAATCAACGGAGAGACCGGGGTGGGCAAGGAATTAGTGGCCCGGGCTATTCACGAAAGCAGCCCGGTAAAAGATGGACCCTTTGTGGAGATCAACTGTGCGGCTATTCCGGATACCCTGCTTGAATCTGAACTCTTTGGCTATGAAAAAGGAGCCTTTACCGGGGCTACTTATACCCGTAAGGGGAAATTTGAATTAGCCGATGGGGGCACTCTGTTTCTGGACGAGGTTGGTAATATGTCCCTTATGGCCCAGGCCAAGATACTGAGGGTTATCCAGGAGAAAAAGTTCGAACGGGTGGGTGGTCAACGGATGATCAAGACCGACACGCGGATCATTGCCGCCACTAATATTGATCTTTTAGAGGCCATAAAGGAAGGTAAATTTCGAGAGGACCTCTACTACCGGTTAAATGAAGTAAATATTTACCTTCTTCCGTTGAGGGAAAGAAAAGAGGATATTCCTCTTTTGATTGAGCATTTCATCGAGGAATTTAATGCGGAACTCCAGCGAAAGGTGAAAAGGGTTTCCGATGTGGCCCTCAAGCACCTGATGGGATATGAGTGGTTTGGAAATATCAGGGAACTTAGATCAGCTATTAAGCGGGCTATGATTTTAATGGAAGGCGATGTGATTCACCTGGAACACTTACCCTTTGAGGTGCGTTTTGTCAGCGAGGAAGTAAATGGGGCCGTCATTCCGGCTCTGGAAGATGTGGAACGGGAACATATCCTCAAGGCCCTGGAATACACCGACTGGAACAAAAGCCAGACCGCCCAGCTTTTGAAAATATCCCGGCCGACTCTGGATAAAAAGATCAAGGGTTACGGGCTTACTCGGAGTAAAGAATCAGAAGGAAGGAGGTAA